One Candidatus Binatia bacterium DNA window includes the following coding sequences:
- a CDS encoding DUF433 domain-containing protein encodes MIGLRRITSDPAVMGGKPCIRGLRVTVGTIVGLVATGHREEEILQLYPYLEAEDIREALSYAAWRAEEIEIPLSVP; translated from the coding sequence ATGATCGGACTCAGGCGCATCACGAGTGATCCTGCTGTCATGGGCGGGAAGCCCTGCATCCGCGGGCTGCGCGTGACGGTGGGCACGATCGTCGGATTGGTTGCCACCGGTCACCGCGAAGAGGAAATCTTGCAGCTCTATCCTTACCTGGAGGCGGAGGACATTCGCGAGGCGTTGTCGTACGCGGCGTGGCGTGCGGAAGAGATCGAGATACCCTTGTCGGTCCCGTGA
- a CDS encoding SDR family NAD(P)-dependent oxidoreductase, producing the protein MTTHGGWRAAIVTGAASGIGRAFAETLAAAGTAVGMLDVAADLLQQAAESIRTKGGRVHTRVADISAAQELNAAVEDLIGELGGLDLLINCAAIAGAGHFTDQPADAFNRVIAINLLGTTNIVRAALPALRQSHGAIACVASTAAVHGWPGLVAYSAAKFGVAGFCDAVRAELARAGVSITTVFPLLIDTPLLKAGDIAPILKQGRPIPPQAVVQKTLAGVAKRRPRVFVPGTVRVVALLHGLAPSLLDWYGRRVGF; encoded by the coding sequence ATGACTACACACGGTGGGTGGCGGGCGGCGATTGTCACCGGGGCAGCAAGCGGTATCGGCCGGGCGTTCGCTGAGACGCTGGCCGCAGCAGGCACGGCTGTCGGTATGCTCGACGTCGCGGCCGATCTGTTGCAGCAGGCCGCCGAGAGCATCCGGACCAAAGGCGGGCGCGTACACACGCGTGTCGCCGACATCAGCGCGGCCCAGGAACTGAACGCTGCCGTGGAGGACTTGATTGGCGAGCTGGGTGGACTCGACCTGCTCATCAACTGCGCCGCCATTGCCGGTGCCGGGCATTTCACCGATCAGCCGGCTGACGCCTTCAACCGGGTGATCGCGATCAACCTCCTCGGCACCACCAACATCGTACGCGCGGCGCTGCCTGCGTTACGCCAATCGCACGGTGCAATCGCCTGTGTGGCTTCGACCGCCGCGGTGCATGGGTGGCCGGGGTTGGTCGCCTACTCCGCCGCCAAGTTCGGTGTCGCCGGTTTCTGCGACGCGGTGCGTGCCGAGTTGGCGCGCGCCGGCGTGTCCATCACAACCGTATTCCCGCTGCTGATCGACACGCCGTTGCTGAAGGCGGGCGATATCGCTCCCATCCTCAAACAGGGGCGCCCGATTCCGCCCCAGGCCGTGGTGCAAAAGACGCTTGCGGGCGTGGCCAAACGGCGACCACGCGTGTTCGTCCCCGGCACCGTCCGCGTCGTCGCCCTGTTGCACGGACTCGCACCGTCCTTGCTCGACTGGTACGGGCGGCGCGTCGGGTTCTGA
- a CDS encoding DUF5615 family PIN-like protein, translated as MSWANARGYVVFTHDLGFGALLTATDAQGPSVIQVRTQDVTPQHLEPLLVAALPDHGVTLEEGAMVTVDEARSRVRILPIKRTARV; from the coding sequence ATGTCGTGGGCGAATGCCAGAGGGTATGTTGTCTTCACTCACGACCTTGGCTTTGGGGCATTGCTTACGGCCACAGACGCTCAAGGCCCGAGTGTCATTCAGGTCCGCACGCAGGACGTCACACCTCAGCACCTTGAGCCGCTTCTAGTTGCGGCCCTTCCGGATCATGGAGTGACGCTGGAAGAGGGCGCGATGGTGACTGTTGATGAGGCGCGCTCTCGTGTGCGGATTTTGCCCATCAAGCGGACCGCGCGTGTCTGA